The following are encoded together in the Elusimicrobiota bacterium genome:
- a CDS encoding class I SAM-dependent methyltransferase: MEMERYQHEVLRTFALTHNYNSWIISMLKPYLGKNILEIGCGIGNLTFYLTKLGKLTCLDKSLSFIQHMKIDYPDIDFFDTDIAGAGDKILRLKEKNIDTIVCVNVLEHIEDDTKALENMYKILQPGGKLLVFVPALPLLYGSLDKNLDHFRRYSKKELVHVCPN; the protein is encoded by the coding sequence ATGGAAATGGAAAGATATCAGCATGAAGTTTTAAGGACTTTTGCGTTAACCCACAACTATAATTCATGGATTATCAGTATGTTAAAACCATACCTTGGGAAAAATATCCTTGAAATAGGCTGTGGGATTGGAAATTTGACGTTTTATTTGACCAAACTGGGAAAACTGACCTGTTTAGATAAATCCTTGTCTTTCATTCAACACATGAAGATTGATTATCCTGATATTGATTTTTTTGATACTGATATCGCAGGGGCTGGAGATAAAATACTGAGGTTAAAAGAAAAAAACATCGATACGATAGTTTGTGTAAATGTTCTTGAACATATAGAAGATGATACTAAAGCGCTTGAAAATATGTATAAAATCCTGCAGCCAGGGGGCAAGTTATTGGTTTTTGTGCCGGCCCTGCCTCTGCTTTACGGCTCTTTAGATAAAAACCTGGATCATTTCCGCAGGTATTCAAAAAAGGAATTGGTTCACGTGTGTCCAAATTAG